The following is a genomic window from Pseudopipra pipra isolate bDixPip1 chromosome 2, bDixPip1.hap1, whole genome shotgun sequence.
ttttctatttcttttcttttttcttttttttcctactaggCAAGAGCCTCTAGTCCCCTGAGAGTTTTACTTGTTTCTTGTACTTTTGAACCCTTTAGCATTAATTTCACCACTTCTCTTACAGACGAAGGAGAGTTACAATTGAAGGCATAAAGCTCTCAGGCTATCTGCTACAAAAATTTGTCCCAACTGCTCTACACTGACCTTTTGACATCAAAGGATTGCTTCTAtacttttaaagataaaaacagAGCTATGTTTCTGCTCCAGTCAACAAATCATTGTTTACGTTCTcatcacagaatttttttacCTATAGGAAAATATCAGTACGAGTgtcaaaatgtcttttctttatACGTACAGGCAGTCCTCAGTCTTGAAGTAGTATCTCAAGACCACTGCCATGCAACTTATATGgtttcttcagaaaacaaacaaaaaaaaaaaaccaaaataaaaacaaacccaaaccatatACATCTACTTTTGGTATGTAGAATAAATGCCTTGCATAGCAAAACCTAAAACTAGTTCGATAAGacatttttaacttttgtagaaacaatgaaagagagagaaatcaaGCATGATACTTAGAACATACATGTAAATATTAGCTGGTATGTTACTATTCCCTGCGGAGGAAATTagtgaagagaaaggaaaaatgttgaggaaaaaagaacaaaaaaaaacacctaacttttttttgctctttaaaCAAAATATCAATTGGTTTACAATCAAATGTTGTGACCTtggatgaattttttttaatgatatttttgtCTCATCAGAGAAACCAGGTTGTATCTATTGTTTTTTAATACCAGGTGATATTTGTGAATATTTCACACATACCTAATAATAATTTTCCATGTAACAATATTTGCTGAATTTTAACAATAATGCTATATTGCACAGtttcaaaaacatttgaaaacatGGAAACATATGTTCAGCAATATGTTCAATGGAGTCTTTGATTTCTTCTTTCAGTGGCACATAGGATTATGCTGGGTTAACCCCTGGACTTGATCAtcttaaaggttttttccaacctaaaaaaTTCATGATTCTATGTTACAATTAACATTGTAGTTACAAAAACATCTATATTCCAGTTTCCTTAATTCTTTGTAAAGAtgctataagaaaaaaaaaaatcacaaaaagctCATATCTCAAAATAAAGGGCCCAAACATACTACTCTTGGCTGTACTCCATAGCGCTCTTAGTCACAATTCACTCTTGAaccactgaaataatttatgaagTCAAAATTATTCTATTGACTGAAATATGAGTTAAGAACAGGTCTTTTCATCAATGTGGGTAAGCATAATAGAAACCTGACAAAATCCGTTGTTAAAAGATAACTCTTTGAAGGATCAATCAGTCATTGAAATTGCAGTGGTAGCCACAAAGCTCTATGGATCTCCTCATCTAAGTTTAGGTAGTGACACTGAGCACCAAGTTGTGGAAAGCTCAGACAACTTTAAGAGCAGTTGAGAGTTGTGATACAGTAAATCTTGCATAACTTGCTTCATGTCTTTTATGTTATAAAACAGCAAGTTCTACAGAGATATTATTCTTAATTTATTGGTTAACAAGAATTTGTGTTctggaaatattatttttttcataatatctGTATTCAACTTCAGACTCAAATTGTTTTttctctattatttttattgttctaTATTACACCATTTCATCTTGGAAAGTTCTTTAGATTTCGTATGGGCCTATATATAAAAAATGATGCTTTTGAAATAATGGTGGTATAAATAATACCATCAAGGAGACCGGACCAGAACAGATGTAACATGAAACAGGAGCTcaattctgctttctctttctaTTTCAGCATCCACAGCAGATGCCACAGTGAGTGGCATGTTGCCAGATGTGCTTTGTGTCACTATATTATGCAGTGCTTCTtgacaaaaaattaaataaagcttCATGGAAACATAGAAAAGATCGTGTCCTGAAATTATTACACAGCCAACTCTGGAATTGACTTCATAGAATGGATAAAAGTAAAGGTATAGAACAATGTAACACCAAACCACACTAACTGCAGACTATATTTACATAATGCAAACATTAAAGGAGCTATTTTGCAAGATATCTAGCCCTgtaaaacactgcaaaaattagaaaaaatgcAACTTAGGTAGTTCCAAAGTTTCATCTGATGATAATTTAGTGTCCTTCGATACAACCCTAGAATATGCAACTGTGAAACTTTGGAACATACAGAGCATGAACCTGCAAACTTGCAAATGTTTAGAACTGCTCCAGTATCCCCTTGTTGCAAAATGTTACCTTGTACTAGTTCTAGTGAAAGAGAATAATATTCCTCATTTGCAGTAGATGATATAAAAAGTTAATACCTCTGTTTTCAAATAGGAATTTAGATTGCTGAGAATGAATACAACTTCTGCAAGGAAAGCTGCTTCTTATatgcagcagctgcagactTCTTTTTGCAATCTTGAAATTTCTGAGCAAAAGTTTCTCAAAGTAAAGCATGAAATAGCGTATTTAAAGACAAAGCAGCACTAATATGGCTCATGTGTTTTATTTCCCCTGAAGACACTATCTTCTTAGGTACTACTAGACACCTGGTGATGAAGCTGCTCTGGGACTTGACATTAATATGTTGCCACATCATAAACAGGTGCCTGAAGTATTAAGAATGATCTGTACTTTATCTTAAAATGCTAAATGACTGCCTGGTACAGCAGCTATGGTGATTCCCAGCTTGAGAGCTTCTTTTAGCACAGTCATTcattttcagctgctgtttaGCAAAAGCTGTGGCCACCACTTTCTTTACTCACACCCACCTTATTCCTGATATATTTACAAAATTCTCCAAGTTGCACAACTCATATagcaataaataatatttaggATGATCAACACTTGCATATGTAGATACCTTTCTACACTACTGTTATATCACTTTGAGGAACCTATTTACACCCACTTGTGTAAAGAAACAATTTGCTTTCCTTTATGTATCCATGCTTTTATCTATTGGAAACCTGTATAAAGAAATTGTGACTAATTCAACCAGATGGATGCTACAAAGTAGTGAACAAACACGAGTTGTTAAACTGTGTGACTAGTGCATAACAGAAGTCACTTAAAGAGAGGCAAGATTATATCGCTCATACGTATCTGGAAGCATTTTATTCAACTGCTGGTCATTTTGGGGCAGTCTAAAGCCCATAGTCTCTAAGTAACACTTTACTCCACAGGTATTTGTTGATATAAATTGGGCTATCTGTAGAGTAAAATACTATTAATGAGAAATAAGGGAACTGTAAAGCCCATTGACTAGGTCTTACTAGTAACCgaagtataaaaaaataaattattatgtGCTCCTAATAAGAGTGAGAAAACTTGAATCTCattgagaaagaaattatttatttacttttaaatatttatagaaaCCACTGGATGTACTAAgtaataatataatatttagcatgtatatatatatctccatatatatataagtatgtacatatatatatatataaagttttAATAACAGATTCCTGTTAGAGAATTCTGTCATTAAACAGTTGCCGAGAAAATGAGCGAAGAAATGCAGTTCCATTGTATGAATTACATAATGTGAGATTATTGTGGTTCAGTAATATATCTGTAAAAGCTAAAGGGAATATTTGTTAGAGAGCTCCTATGCAATTGTTTACCTTTCCCTTACCGAAATAACAAAGACAACTGCTTATTTGTATTGACTACCAAACAGAGATTATAAAGCAGCTGTTTggattctgtttctttttttttccattggttACACCTTTGATTCCTAACTGTGCAATCTACATATGCAGACACAGTTTTCCTGGAGTGATTAAGGATACAGCAGACCCAGAGAGAGGGCTGATCCTTTACTATTTCTCCTTAAGCCTGCAGTTTAAATTTTACATGAGGCAGAAGTACAGGACCAGACATAAAATAGTGTCTACATTCTAAATGCAAATTTTATATCAAATTTACTCCAGAGATGTGGTGATGGAGaatacaaaatgtattttagtaATGCAAAACTATAGAGAAGATGATCAATTTTCCTATCTAGCTACTTTAAATCTGAGCCATTTCTAAATAGAAACCAAGAACACTGTTTCATACTGTGCATGTTTTGCCAATATGACTACAAACTATAGTATCAATAAGTATGTTTGAACACATTGTTCACTAGGTAAAACTGAATGCTTTCTAATCCACTGACTGAAACATCTAAACATCTAAAACACTCTGTGTAGATATTGAGGGAAAGCAAAACCAATATTAGATATACCAGTATGTGCTATGAGGAGTTACAGTTAACATTTTCCACAGTTCTTATAATGAAAACTCTTTTAGAGACCACAACACACTTTTTAAGGGAGGAAATTCCTCTTTTAGCTTTATATAGAtctcaggggaaaaataatcatGATTGATATTATACAGTgaacactgtaaaaaaaaggaatcataTTTTCCATAGGGATTTTACACTACAATTGAAACTTTACTATTCAGTAGCATCAATACATTAATTAATTGCTTTATATAGACATTAAATGGTTCTAGGAAATtataattttctgtcttttattaaCTATTACACTTGtcagtagggaaaaaaatgtggagtTCTTTTAGCATTCTGACAACTCCatttaacagtaaaaaaagtTGACATTACTTAAACAAGTGTCATTGAaagttatttgttttttaaagcatgaaTAATAAATCAAATTATCTCTGGTTGTGCCCTAACCTAAACTCTTTTCTAAAGTGTCACTTTTTGTTAAAATCAATTTCAGATTTTAAGTATTGCTCCACTCACCTAATTGATAGCAACACAAATTCGTGATAGGCGTAAAATGGAATTGTTTCTGTGACACAACTCGGTAGTGAGTTGAGGATTAGTTTGTGGTGACCTTGTACaggcagccttttttttttttctttccctccccccccactTATAAATGTTCCATTTACAGGCCATCAGTTACTTGAATTTTGGTTCTTTAACGTGCCAATTACTGATGGTCATTTCTATTCAGTTCAAAGTATTAGATACAGATGGCATCTAGAACACTTGGTGTCAACAGATCACAAGGTATGATAACTCCAAGGTATTATGAATCTTCTTTAGGTACATTGAGTGACTACAGTGTGACTTCTTTCTCACTAGCTGCATACACAAAATGAGTCTGTGTCACTTCTGATACACTCAGCTCGTTCCCCTATGACTCAGAACAGCACATTAGGAGAACCACAGGATAAAAAAGATATgacatttcaaatatatttaatagCCATTATCCAGAGCCTGCTTTCAatccaaatgttaaaaatcACTTTGGAACATACCTGTAGTGTTTGAACATTAAGCTGCATTAATCATGAAGTAATACTTTAAATTAAATCAACTGGAGCCAAATTCTGCCCTCATCTTCACTCTGCAAGTTCACTGCTCTGAAATAAATCTTCTGAACTTGGAGTTTAAAGTACCTGCTAAAAATTAAGTCATTCTTTAATTAGCACCCTATGTCCAATGGTCCAAGTTCTGCAATTCTCACATTCGCAAAAGTCAGTAGAGGACAGTATGGATGTAACTGGCAGCAGAATGCAGCCAGCTATAATTTCTAAATGAACTTTGGTAAAAGACAGAGCACACAAGTCTTTTGCTATAAAGCAATCATCAGTATTGACTCAGGCTACTGGAAATCTGACTAgttgtttttctggtttatgACAGGATGTGAGTTTTGTTAACATTTGGGGGTAGGAGGGAATTACCACATACATCTTCTTTCTATTTGACTATGCAGAATTATCAGCACTGAAGGTTGttttgggggagaggaggaggcaatGAGGCCCCTATGATACcatcaaaaatatatttatggaTATATATTCtgaagaaggaaattaaaaaaaattaaaccataCATCTTGGAAATATAGCTCACATTTGTACATAAGATTGGAGGGCTATGATACACTGTTGCAATAGATGTCCTCAGTGTGTAAAGTTTCTCCCCTGTCCTGTTATTTACCTCAGATAATATGACCACTTCAGAAATGCCCTCCCTATTATCCACAGAAAACCAAAGAGAAGTGAAACCTGTGGAAGTGCCCACCTCTGTCTGACAATCTTCTGGGAAAATACACCAGCGTGCCCCAAATGTACTAAAAGTCTGTCCACACTCTCACATCCATCTCTTTGGCACTGCCGTAACTATGTATGTTTCAGtgggttttgcttttgaatCACATGGAAAACATCGGTGTGACAGTAGAGCCAGACCCACCAGATGTGATCTGGTTCCACTTTCATTAGGTCCACCTCTCTTTAGTGACTTGTGTTGGTCCCTTCAGTGGTGCATTACAGCAGATTTCACTGCAGACAGAAGGGAAAGTTAAACCAGTGTCTAAAGTGAGATCCAGGGTATTCTAAAAGTCTCCTACCTGAATTATGGACATCCGGCTCGGGGGAGCCTCGCTGGCGTTAGTCCCTTGCCCTGTGAAGCTGGTGTGGCAGCCCACATGTCCCTGGGGTACAGTCAGGTTGTTGGAGGCGGGCTTCAGGTACATCACCTCGGacctgggagagctgaggggcAGGCGGGTCTGGTAGTCAAAGTACATGGGTGAGGTGGCCAGGGATGGGCTGCTCACCACATTCATAACATTGAGGGGACCCCGGCTGTCCTCGCCCTCACTGGGCACCAGCATAATGTCATTCTTGCTGATCTTCTTCTTCTTGCCCTTGCCCCCTCCACTGccactgcctcctcctcccccgccactgcctccccctcctcccagcTGAGGGTGGCTATACTCAGCAATGCGACAATTATAGGTGCGGATCTCCTTGTTCTCTCGCTTGCACTTCACAGCAATAGTGATCATGGCAGCCAGCAAGATGATGGAGACAGTGCTCAGCGTCACGATAAGGGGCAGCGACAAGTCCCAGTGTGGTCGCCGGTGCTGCTCACCGTTCACCTGTGGCTCACCAGCCTCGGGCAGGGGCCCTGCCAAGGCCCTGACTATGAGCTTGGCCACTGCAGAGAGGCTGGGCTTGCCATGGTCACTGACTTTTACCACCAGTTCAGCCACAGGGCTGAGCTCCTCCCAGTAGGGATGCAAGGTGCGTATCTCACCACTAGTGGGGTCCATCTCAAAGAAATGCTCCTCATTGCCTTCCACAATCTCATATGTGAGGCGCCCACTCTCCCCAAAGTCACTGTCCAGGGCGCGGACGGTCCCCACAGGGTAGCCCACCCCGGCATTGCGTGGTACCTGCAGCTCGGCAGTGTCATTGATGAGGGCAGGAAGGACAATGAGGGGTGCGTTATCGTTGACATCGAGCACAGTAACACGCACTGTGGCATTGCTTTCGCGGTGGGGTGAACCAGAGTCTTTGGCCAGCACACGGAACTCAAAGTGCTTTGTCTGCTCGTAGTTGAAGCTCCTCAGGGCATAGATAGCACCATTTGTAGGGTTGACAGAGACATAGGTGTAGATAGAGACATCTCCCACATGCCCAGGCAAAATGGAGTAAGACACTGTCCCATTTTGGCCCAGGTCAGGGTCCTGGGCCAAGACTGAGCCCAAATACTCTCCAGGGATGTTGTTCTCAGGCACCTGTAAGACATAAAGGTTCTTGCTGAAGTGGGGTGGGTTGTCATTCTCATCAAGGATACGAACAGAAAATGACTTGGTGGAGTTAAGTGGGGGATTGCCCCCATCACGTGCCACAATGGTCACATTGTATTCATCTTGTGCCTCACGGTCTAGAGGTCGATCAGTGACCACAGTGTAGAAGTTGTCATAGTTCTCCTCCAGGGTGAAAGGAACGGCACCGGGCCCGCCGCCACCGCCTAGCACCCGACACTGGAGCTGCCCGTTCTTTCCTGAGTCACGGTCAGTGACCCGCACCAGGGCAATGACGGTGCCTGGTGGGGCAGCCTCACTCAGTGCTCCCTGGCGAACAGAGACAAAGCCAATGGTGGGAGCATTGTCATTGCGGTCAATGAGGCGGACAGTGACCTTGCAGTGAGCGGGGATGGGATTGGGCCCCAGGTCCCGAGCCTGGACATCAATCTCAATGAGGCCACTCTCCTCATAGTCCAGGTTGCCCTTGACACGGATGAGGCCGCTCTGTGGGTCGATGCTAAACAGGTCACGGACGCGTTCAGGCGCGTAGCCACTGAAGGAGTAGAGCACCTCTCCATTGGTACCCTCATCAGCATCAGTGGCATTGAGGTCGATGACAGCAGTGCCTAGGGGTGCATTCTCCGGCAGCTCTACCACGTAGGAGGCCGCCTCAAAGATGGGGCTGTTGTCATTGGAGTCAATGAGGCGCACATTGATCTGCACCGTGCCTGAACGCGGTGGGTCGCCACCATCCAGTGCTGTCAATACCAGGGTGTGATGACTCTGCTCCTCACGGTCTAATGGCTTCTGGATGACCAGCTCTGGAAACTTTGTGCCATCACCACGGGACTTCACATCAAGGGAAAAGAGGCCATAGTCATCACGGGTGAGCAAGTAGGTGCGCAGACCATTGTCCCCAGCATCTGGGTCGTGGGCGCTGGTGAGGGGGAAGCGGGTGCCTGGTGCAGCATTTTCTGAGATGTCCATATCCACTTGGTCAGAGGGAAAGGATGGTGCGTTGTCATTCAGGTCCTGAATCTCCACTTTGATCATGCAGATCTCCTGGTCATTGGCAAACACCTCGAGGGACAACTGGCACTTGGCGCTGCGCCTGCACAGCGCCTCACGGTCGATGCGTTGCTTGGTGTAGAGCAGCCCGCTCTCCCCGTCCACGTCCAGGAGGTGCGGGGCTGAGTTCTCCAGCACCCGGAAGGTGGACTTGGGGCCGCGGCCGCCACCGGGAGCGCCACGCTCCGCAGGCAGCATCCCGCCTCCCCCCGTGCCTGCCGCCAGCCGCGCATCGCGTCCGATGTTCCCGATGACCGTGCCCgctccctgctcctctggcaCCGAGTAATTCAGGTTCTTTAGcgacagggcaggagcccagaaaaagaagaagcaaCAAATGGAAAGGTACATCCCCGAGCAGGGGGTGGAGGTGGCCGGGGCTGCAGCGACGACCAGGGTTGTCCCCGTGTTCTTTGCCTCCTGCGCTGGGGTTGTTGTTCCTCCTCCGAcggctctttttttttttcttcttttttctttttttttccccttctctctccccaccCCTATATTTCAAGTTCCTGAACCT
Proteins encoded in this region:
- the PCDH17 gene encoding protocadherin-17 isoform X7 — its product is MYLSICCFFFFWAPALSLKNLNYSVPEEQGAGTVIGNIGRDARLAAGTGGGGMLPAERGAPGGGRGPKSTFRVLENSAPHLLDVDGESGLLYTKQRIDREALCRRSAKCQLSLEVFANDQEICMIKVEIQDLNDNAPSFPSDQVDMDISENAAPGTRFPLTSAHDPDAGDNGLRTYLLTRDDYGLFSLDVKSRGDGTKFPELVIQKPLDREEQSHHTLVLTALDGGDPPRSGTVQINVRLIDSNDNSPIFEAASYVVELPENAPLGTAVIDLNATDADEGTNGEVLYSFSGYAPERVRDLFSIDPQSGLIRVKGNLDYEESGLIEIDVQARDLGPNPIPAHCKVTVRLIDRNDNAPTIGFVSVRQGALSEAAPPGTVIALVRVTDRDSGKNGQLQCRVLGGGGGPGAVPFTLEENYDNFYTVVTDRPLDREAQDEYNVTIVARDGGNPPLNSTKSFSVRILDENDNPPHFSKNLYVLQVPENNIPGEYLGSVLAQDPDLGQNGTVSYSILPGHVGDVSIYTYVSVNPTNGAIYALRSFNYEQTKHFEFRVLAKDSGSPHRESNATVRVTVLDVNDNAPLIVLPALINDTAELQVPRNAGVGYPVGTVRALDSDFGESGRLTYEIVEGNEEHFFEMDPTSGEIRTLHPYWEELSPVAELVVKVSDHGKPSLSAVAKLIVRALAGPLPEAGEPQVNGEQHRRPHWDLSLPLIVTLSTVSIILLAAMITIAVKCKRENKEIRTYNCRIAEYSHPQLGGGGGSGGGGGGSGSGGGKGKKKKISKNDIMLVPSEGEDSRGPLNVMNVVSSPSLATSPMYFDYQTRLPLSSPRSEVMYLKPASNNLTVPQGHVGCHTSFTGQGTNASEAPPSRMSIIQTDNFPAEPNYMGSRQQFVQSSSTFKDPERASLRDSGHGDSDQADSDQDTNKGSCCDMSVREALKMKTTSTKSQPLEQEQQGRGQRPIVGICGPARCEDGKFSVTSMMPREQKWKVSRY
- the PCDH17 gene encoding protocadherin-17 isoform X6, whose protein sequence is MYLSICCFFFFWAPALSLKNLNYSVPEEQGAGTVIGNIGRDARLAAGTGGGGMLPAERGAPGGGRGPKSTFRVLENSAPHLLDVDGESGLLYTKQRIDREALCRRSAKCQLSLEVFANDQEICMIKVEIQDLNDNAPSFPSDQVDMDISENAAPGTRFPLTSAHDPDAGDNGLRTYLLTRDDYGLFSLDVKSRGDGTKFPELVIQKPLDREEQSHHTLVLTALDGGDPPRSGTVQINVRLIDSNDNSPIFEAASYVVELPENAPLGTAVIDLNATDADEGTNGEVLYSFSGYAPERVRDLFSIDPQSGLIRVKGNLDYEESGLIEIDVQARDLGPNPIPAHCKVTVRLIDRNDNAPTIGFVSVRQGALSEAAPPGTVIALVRVTDRDSGKNGQLQCRVLGGGGGPGAVPFTLEENYDNFYTVVTDRPLDREAQDEYNVTIVARDGGNPPLNSTKSFSVRILDENDNPPHFSKNLYVLQVPENNIPGEYLGSVLAQDPDLGQNGTVSYSILPGHVGDVSIYTYVSVNPTNGAIYALRSFNYEQTKHFEFRVLAKDSGSPHRESNATVRVTVLDVNDNAPLIVLPALINDTAELQVPRNAGVGYPVGTVRALDSDFGESGRLTYEIVEGNEEHFFEMDPTSGEIRTLHPYWEELSPVAELVVKVSDHGKPSLSAVAKLIVRALAGPLPEAGEPQVNGEQHRRPHWDLSLPLIVTLSTVSIILLAAMITIAVKCKRENKEIRTYNCRIAEYSHPQLGGGGGSGGGGGGSGSGGGKGKKKKISKNDIMLVPSEGEDSRGPLNVMNVVSSPSLATSPMYFDYQTRLPLSSPRSEVMYLKPASNNLTVPQGHVGCHTSFTGQGTNASEAPPSRMSIIQTDNFPAEPNYMGSRQQFVQSSSTFKDPERASLRDSGHGDSDQADSDQDTNKGSCCDMSVREALKMKTTSTKSQPLEQAFPTLLSFAILTLHTITSRLQSVDLLLSEQQGRGQRPIVGICGPARCEDGKFSVTSMMPREQKWKVSRY
- the PCDH17 gene encoding protocadherin-17 isoform X9, with translation MYLSICCFFFFWAPALSLKNLNYSVPEEQGAGTVIGNIGRDARLAAGTGGGGMLPAERGAPGGGRGPKSTFRVLENSAPHLLDVDGESGLLYTKQRIDREALCRRSAKCQLSLEVFANDQEICMIKVEIQDLNDNAPSFPSDQVDMDISENAAPGTRFPLTSAHDPDAGDNGLRTYLLTRDDYGLFSLDVKSRGDGTKFPELVIQKPLDREEQSHHTLVLTALDGGDPPRSGTVQINVRLIDSNDNSPIFEAASYVVELPENAPLGTAVIDLNATDADEGTNGEVLYSFSGYAPERVRDLFSIDPQSGLIRVKGNLDYEESGLIEIDVQARDLGPNPIPAHCKVTVRLIDRNDNAPTIGFVSVRQGALSEAAPPGTVIALVRVTDRDSGKNGQLQCRVLGGGGGPGAVPFTLEENYDNFYTVVTDRPLDREAQDEYNVTIVARDGGNPPLNSTKSFSVRILDENDNPPHFSKNLYVLQVPENNIPGEYLGSVLAQDPDLGQNGTVSYSILPGHVGDVSIYTYVSVNPTNGAIYALRSFNYEQTKHFEFRVLAKDSGSPHRESNATVRVTVLDVNDNAPLIVLPALINDTAELQVPRNAGVGYPVGTVRALDSDFGESGRLTYEIVEGNEEHFFEMDPTSGEIRTLHPYWEELSPVAELVVKVSDHGKPSLSAVAKLIVRALAGPLPEAGEPQVNGEQHRRPHWDLSLPLIVTLSTVSIILLAAMITIAVKCKRENKEIRTYNCRIAEYSHPQLGGGGGSGGGGGGSGSGGGKGKKKKISKNDIMLVPSEGEDSRGPLNVMNVVSSPSLATSPMYFDYQTRLPLSSPRSEVMYLKPASNNLTVPQGHVGCHTSFTGQGTNASEAPPSRMSIIQTDNFPAEPNYMGSRQQFVQSSSTFKDPERASLRDSGHGDSDQADSDQDTNKGSCCDMSVREALKMKTTSTKSQPLEQGLICLQNSKAEAKDPLLGSVDQPAVRMENFQSLL
- the PCDH17 gene encoding protocadherin-17 isoform X10 codes for the protein MYLSICCFFFFWAPALSLKNLNYSVPEEQGAGTVIGNIGRDARLAAGTGGGGMLPAERGAPGGGRGPKSTFRVLENSAPHLLDVDGESGLLYTKQRIDREALCRRSAKCQLSLEVFANDQEICMIKVEIQDLNDNAPSFPSDQVDMDISENAAPGTRFPLTSAHDPDAGDNGLRTYLLTRDDYGLFSLDVKSRGDGTKFPELVIQKPLDREEQSHHTLVLTALDGGDPPRSGTVQINVRLIDSNDNSPIFEAASYVVELPENAPLGTAVIDLNATDADEGTNGEVLYSFSGYAPERVRDLFSIDPQSGLIRVKGNLDYEESGLIEIDVQARDLGPNPIPAHCKVTVRLIDRNDNAPTIGFVSVRQGALSEAAPPGTVIALVRVTDRDSGKNGQLQCRVLGGGGGPGAVPFTLEENYDNFYTVVTDRPLDREAQDEYNVTIVARDGGNPPLNSTKSFSVRILDENDNPPHFSKNLYVLQVPENNIPGEYLGSVLAQDPDLGQNGTVSYSILPGHVGDVSIYTYVSVNPTNGAIYALRSFNYEQTKHFEFRVLAKDSGSPHRESNATVRVTVLDVNDNAPLIVLPALINDTAELQVPRNAGVGYPVGTVRALDSDFGESGRLTYEIVEGNEEHFFEMDPTSGEIRTLHPYWEELSPVAELVVKVSDHGKPSLSAVAKLIVRALAGPLPEAGEPQVNGEQHRRPHWDLSLPLIVTLSTVSIILLAAMITIAVKCKRENKEIRTYNCRIAEYSHPQLGGGGGSGGGGGGSGSGGGKGKKKKISKNDIMLVPSEGEDSRGPLNVMNVVSSPSLATSPMYFDYQTRLPLSSPRSEVMYLKPASNNLTVPQGHVGCHTSFTGQGTNASEAPPSRMSIIQTDNFPAEPNYMGSRQQFVQSSSTFKDPERASLRDSGHGDSDQADSDQDTNKGSCCDMSVREALKMKTTSTKSQPLEQGNEQKIH
- the PCDH17 gene encoding protocadherin-17 isoform X8, whose amino-acid sequence is MYLSICCFFFFWAPALSLKNLNYSVPEEQGAGTVIGNIGRDARLAAGTGGGGMLPAERGAPGGGRGPKSTFRVLENSAPHLLDVDGESGLLYTKQRIDREALCRRSAKCQLSLEVFANDQEICMIKVEIQDLNDNAPSFPSDQVDMDISENAAPGTRFPLTSAHDPDAGDNGLRTYLLTRDDYGLFSLDVKSRGDGTKFPELVIQKPLDREEQSHHTLVLTALDGGDPPRSGTVQINVRLIDSNDNSPIFEAASYVVELPENAPLGTAVIDLNATDADEGTNGEVLYSFSGYAPERVRDLFSIDPQSGLIRVKGNLDYEESGLIEIDVQARDLGPNPIPAHCKVTVRLIDRNDNAPTIGFVSVRQGALSEAAPPGTVIALVRVTDRDSGKNGQLQCRVLGGGGGPGAVPFTLEENYDNFYTVVTDRPLDREAQDEYNVTIVARDGGNPPLNSTKSFSVRILDENDNPPHFSKNLYVLQVPENNIPGEYLGSVLAQDPDLGQNGTVSYSILPGHVGDVSIYTYVSVNPTNGAIYALRSFNYEQTKHFEFRVLAKDSGSPHRESNATVRVTVLDVNDNAPLIVLPALINDTAELQVPRNAGVGYPVGTVRALDSDFGESGRLTYEIVEGNEEHFFEMDPTSGEIRTLHPYWEELSPVAELVVKVSDHGKPSLSAVAKLIVRALAGPLPEAGEPQVNGEQHRRPHWDLSLPLIVTLSTVSIILLAAMITIAVKCKRENKEIRTYNCRIAEYSHPQLGGGGGSGGGGGGSGSGGGKGKKKKISKNDIMLVPSEGEDSRGPLNVMNVVSSPSLATSPMYFDYQTRLPLSSPRSEVMYLKPASNNLTVPQGHVGCHTSFTGQGTNASEAPPSRMSIIQTDNFPAEPNYMGSRQQFVQSSSTFKDPERASLRDSGHGDSDQADSDQDTNKGSCCDMSVREALKMKTTSTKSQPLEQAFPTLLSFAILTLHTITSRLQSVDLLLSGNEQKIH